A segment of the Lolium perenne isolate Kyuss_39 chromosome 3, Kyuss_2.0, whole genome shotgun sequence genome:
ATGCATCACTAGGTTGGAATGGCCGCACGACAGAAAAAAGAAGATAAAGCACTAAGGGTCTGTTTGGTTCCCAGTCACACTTTATCAAGCCTAATTTTGGCAAGTGTGGCAGCCACAAAAGTGTGGCTAGGATTTTGGAAGTCACAAAGTGTGGTAAAGTTGGCAAAAATTCACTCTATGATAAGTGGGCCATATGGATAGTGATGTGTGGCGGCTCTAAAGTGTGGcaagaaccaaacacatgccaaattgccAAACTTTGGCTTAGCAAAGTGTGGCTGGGAACTAAACAGGCCCTAACTGCACGCGCACAGAACCTACTCCGTATAAGCTGAGACGTTCCGCGTTTCGGCGCGCGGGAGTGACGACCGATTTTCTTGCCCGGATCGGTCGGCGGATTACAAGTGATTTCCTAAAAGAATGCGCTTGAGCTTAGCGCAAATGtgcaatgacatgcgggtcccgtgTCCGCATCTCGTTGGGCTTTAGCACGCCGGGTGTGACTGGTATGATCGGGACGCGTCCCCGGTCGCCTACCTAGCCGGCTATCGCTTTGCATCTTCGAGCTCGCGTCCCGCTTTTGTTTTCTTCCGGCATCTCCCCATCCGTGTGACCGTGTCACGCTCGCGGCGGTCGGCGGCGCGCGCGCGAGAGAGAGCGAAGCGGGTGCAAAGCAAGCAGCCAGCAACCGGAGGATGGCCGCCGCCGACTTCACGCTGAACACCGGCGCCCGCGTCCCCTCCGTGGGCCTCGGCACCTACAAGGCCGCTCCGGGGGTCGTCACCGACGTGATCGGCGCCGCCGTCAAGGTCTTTGCCTTACCTGCACGCCCACTTACCGTTCTCAGCTTGTTTACTGACTGACATGCATGTTTTGCTTGCTATCGGCGTATGGTGAATTGGTGATGGCAGGCAGGGTACCGGCACATCGACTGCGCGCCGATGTACAAGAACGAGAAGGAGGTTAGTTAGCAAAACACCCTGTAAATCACATGCTACTACTGCAATTTCACACCTTTGATTTACGAGTAGCTTTGTGTGTTGTTAGATTGGTGTTGCTCTGAAGAAGGTCTTGGCCGATGGCGTGGTCAGGCGAGAAGACCTTTTCATCACCTCCAAGATATGGTACTAGTAGAATTTCTTTACAGTGACCTCGAGTTCTGAACACTAAAATGCTCAGCACATCGTTCTGAAATTTTAATCATCCCCCTTTCTGTATAGGTGTAGTGATCTCGCGCCTGAAGACGTTGCACCTGCAATCGACAGCACGCTGGACGACCTGCAGTTGGATTATGTGGATCTGTATCTGGTAAATTCGTCAGGCGTGATCATGATCATGCAAACGAAACACCAGATTGACCTCTCTTTCCTGCTGACAAGTGATTCCTCTGGTGTCTCTGCAGATCCACTGGCCATTCCAGGTCAAGAAAGGCACCGAGATCAGCCCCGAGAACTTTGTCCAGCCTGACATACCCAAGACCTGGCAGGCAATGGAGCAGCTGTACGATTCAGGCAAAGCTCGCGCGATCGGCGTCAGCAATTTCTCATCCAAGAAGCTGGGTGATCTGCTTGGCGTCGCCCGTGTCCCTCCGGCCGTCGATCAGGTCGAGTGCCACCTCGGCTGGCAGCAGGCGAAACTGAGAGCGTTTTGCCGCTCCAGTGGAGTTCATCTGTCAGTAAGTCTGCATGCGTTTCTGAGATTAATTATCTGCCTGTAACACTGGGAGTGTTGTGATCATGTGCTTTCGATCCGTAGGCGTACGCACCTTTGGGCAGGATGAAAGACGTCGCGAGTAATCCGGTGGTGTTGTCGATAGCCGAGAGTTTGGGGAAAACTCCAGCGCAGATTGCTCTGCGCTGGGGTCTTCAGCAGGGTCAGAGTGTGCTTCCCAAGAGTGCCAACGCATCGAGGTTGAAGGAGAACATTGATCTGTTTGACTGGTCTATTCCTGAAGAACTGTGCGCCAAGCTTTCTGAAATCAAACAGGCAAGTACTCAACATCTcagttagagcatccccactcgtttgggctccccacgcccaaatccggcgaaatttagcgccggatggatgtagtttttggcctggggaggcccattttcccagccgcgagcccatggacgcgcacccaccgcgtgcatagcgacggcgcagtcaccgggaagggcaatcgtcggagttccctcgacgcattgaaccgtcgcgAAGTGGACTGGAGAGCCGGaacgactcgtcgggaacggtcgaagtggcctcgatgcgagaaccgccgtaatggagcacgaactccggGGAAGAGCAACCGGCGCTCTCTgtcgtcgagagacctacatatacggttttcgacgggcgacgccattcatctgttctctcgtcaccatcctccgtcaaccatgagcgatatctcttggccatcggacaccgacagcgaggggaagccgcctggatggcgccattggtgggatgcagctgcatcgtccagcagcgacgattcccccccgccggccagcgaggacgagttggacgacgaggaggaggacgaagaggccgtggagcaggccgaggaagaggccgaggaagaggaggaggagcaggagcaggaggaggagcaggaggaggaggacgaagatgaggacgacgaggaggactcaacttcctccgacgaggaggtggcgagccggaagcgtcgccgcgacgacgatgaggcggggccttctaagaagaagaagaagtagtttagttttttagtttttatatgtaattcttatgtttattcgaattatattcgaaatatatatataatctatctatgttgcaccaattgagagttcaaagctttcgttcgacgagggtattgccgtagatcgggaagacgagggttttgccgtagatcgggaagacgagggttttgccgtagatcggaggccattgtcgccgacaagttggggccacgcgcgctttcgcttcgtccggagtccccgagcgctccccggggggccggggatgtcgtgggatcgccagatggatttaggcccaaatccggacgaaaacgaggaaccgggggcgcgactgggccgaattacgccgtccggatggaaaaaacgctcgccgggggcctgttcggggggacgagtggagatgctcttagttgtgTGAGCCTTTGAGGTGCAGAAAATGTTTCCATTTCTTGCTACAATGTTGACATTTCCTAATGTGCATTTCATAAGATAAACCTACTGCTGGTTAGTTTATCGTTACAATGATTAAGCATACCACTATCAGCCTGACTGCATTTATTATAGACCTTATAGAAGTTTTACTGATGCATGTCTTCTTCATTGCTCATTCTGAAACAGGCTAAGCAAATCAAAGGAGATTCATTTGTGCACCCGAAGAGCGTTTACAAAACCTACGAAGAGCTCTTCGATGGAGAAATCTGAAAGAAGACAGCACTGATGTCAAACTGATGGAGAAATCTAACAAATGATGAGCAATTATCGAAGGCTAATAAAAAGTGGAAAGTTGGATAAACAATGCTTGTAAGAAGAGGCTGCCGTATCTCCCTCCATCATTAGTTAGCTGCAACCGACAGCGTAGCAAATACACTGCAATATGATATGAGGCAGTTCATAACTTCATATCAAGGTTTTCTTAAGGACACAAATAAAAACAATCAAGTGAATTAAGCGAAGCGTGCCTCCACATCACAAGTACAAAAAGATACAGCTTACTGTAATTCCTCCATACTGCTTTGCATTCCTCTCTGAATGTGTTCAGACTTCAGAGAAGCTTTGAGATTAGGTGTTCTGAAGCACCCCTAAAAAAAAGGTGTTCTGAAGCTGGCGTGGATCAAGGTTTATCCAAAAGAAACAAAATACACTTGTTCACCCGAAAGAAATCTCTAAACCCAGAGTAGCGTTTTGAGAATAATTGGTGGTTGTTGAATCTCCATCTTCAGAAAAAAAACATGTGGCTCTTTTAGATGGACGTCACGTGTTGATGTAATAAGGGCATCCTTGTAATAATTGGATTGTCTATTGCTGAGATATATGGTCAACTTCTACTGTGAGTAGATGGCATGCACTATATTTTATGTTCATGTTTGGAAAGGATGTCAACACAAAACCAATTCAACATACAATTGCTTGTTTTAACTACAATTTATCAGGAAGTGAGTTTGCTACGGTAAAGGTAACCAATAGTTTACATGTATCGTATATTTGCTACCGTAAATGTAATGAATAGTTTACATGTATCGTATATTGGAGTGGATGGACTATAAGTCACTATAAGTCAATAAACTTTATCACAATCGAAATATATGGCATACATATTTTATGGGAAGTATATCTCCTCGTCGCTCCCGCGGGCGACAGgagagaaaccctagccgccggccCTCGTCCCTCCCccaccccctccctctcctcgccgccgccggatgGCGCCGCCGGCCAAAGGCCGGTTGCGGGCGGCGGCGGGGCCCTTCCTCTCCCTCACGCGGTGAGCTCGGCGCGGGCCGATACCGCTGGGTCGGGGCGTCGCGCGGCAGGGGCGTGGCGGCGCTgttgctgcggcggcggcggcgtagggacCTGCGACGGCAGCGGTCCTGGCGGCTCCAGGAGGGTGGTGGCTGCCCTTGTTCCCAGGGGCGGTGGTCTGGCGCAGCGGGTGCTGTGGGGTGGCGGCTCCGATCTAGGCCCGCATGGGCCGGCTCGGGCGCCTCTCTGTGAGGCGGCTTGTGGCGGCGGTCGGCAGTGGTGGTGGTTTGGGGGTTCGGggcggttgtccctctctctgcCCCGTCCATCAGCCTGCTGCGGCACACATTCTCGCCGGAAGCCGGCCGGCGGCGAGGGGGCTGCTGGTCCGACCACATAAAGGTGGCTGTCCTAGGATTCCAATTCGCGCCAAGATGTTGATCCGCTAGTTGTGTGTCTTCCACGATCTGGCTGGACTGtcgagttccggaaagctccgccggcgaactccaaatgGACGACATGCCTGGagattgctggatcgggtggaattcggtcgtgcgcacccgtgTTTTTCTCtggccgtttggtttcagagggagcgcttcgaagctctACTGGCCGTTAATATCATGGAGCATGTTTTCGTTCTATGATGCTGGCAGAGAATGACATGAAAGTCAAGATCTGGGGACTAGCTATGGTGGTTCGAGTCTGGGTGGCGATGAGGAATTGGCTTGGTGATTTGTGACTTGAAGCAACGGTATGCAAGTGGGGGCGACTACACAAGAGAAGTTCAaagtcttacctctcagggtgaaaatctaaggtctgaccttaattggttgtgctggCAATAACCTTGTTGAAggtattgttttgagagtgaggattttcttcagggtgaaaacctaagatctatgatcgggcgacgatggcattggtgctgtttccttcttggaggcgtcgcttttggagaaactgaacttctggtgttgtcttggtggtgttagtGCCGTTGTTTCAAGGCATAGattgctgtagcgggacttttcttttttgtaattcttctttcttttcaggctgtgtgcatccgtagtgccgctagggcaatgcgttgttgcagaggctgggtgtaattggtatcttcaagatattaatatatactctttatcgaaaaaatgggAAGTATATCTTTTGTTTGCTAtatatttattaaaaattatttTTTTCTTCACAAAATGTGCATTGCATGTGCActattactagtataactattctTTCAGAGGCTAATGTAACTTATTCAACTATCATAGATCaaaagatatgcatgttgatgtctacgttccccctcctttcctgtagacagtgttgggcctccaagagcagaggtttgtagaacagcagcaagttttcccttaagtggatcacccaaggtttatcgaactcagggaggaagaggtcaaagatatccctctcatgcaaccctgcaaccacaaagcaagaagtctcttgtgtccccaacacaccaaataggtgcactagttcggcgaagagatagtgaaatacaggtggtatgaataagtatgagcagtagcaacggtgccagaaaatagcttgctggcgtgtagttgatggtggtagtattgtagcagtagtaacacagtgaaagcaagaaacaagcgagtaacgcagcagtatttaggaacaaggcctagggattacactttcactagtggacactctcaacattgatcacataacagaatagataaatgcatactctacacttttgttggatgatgaacacattgcgtaggattacacgaaccctcaatgccggagttaacaagctccacaataatgctcatattttagtaacctttagtgtaagatagatcaacagattaaaccaagtactaacatagcatgcacactgtcaccttcatgcatatgtaggaggaatagatcacatcaatattatcatagcaatagttaacttcgcaatctacaagagatcatgatcatagcataaaccaagtactaacacggtgcacacactgtcacctttacacacgtgcaggaggaataggactactttaataacattgctagagtagcacatagatgaatagtgatacaaaactcatatgaatctcaatcatgtaaagcagctcatgagattattgtattgaggtacatggaagagagatgaaccacatagctaccggtacagccccgagcctcgatggagaactactccctcctcatgggagcagcagcggtgatgaagatggcggtggagatggcagcggtgttgatggagaagccttccgggggcacttccccgttccggcagcgtgccggaacagagactcctgtcccccagatcttggcctcgcgatggcggcggctctggaaggtttctgtggttttcgtcgaacgcatcgaggtttttaggtcaggggctttatataggcggagaggcggcgcaggagggcttctggggggcccatactatagggggggcgcccccctggccgcgccggggtgtggtgtggggcccccagtgcTCCCCTCtgatccttcccgggtgttctggatgcttccgatgaaaataggaactttggcgttgatttcgtccgattccgagaatatttcgttactaggatttctgaaaccaaaaacagcagaaaacaggaactggcacttcggcatcttgttaataggttagttccagaaaatgcacgaatatgacataaagtgtgcataaaacatgtagataacatcaataatgtggcatggaacataagaaattatcgatacgtcggagacgtatcagcatccccaagcttagttctgctcgtcccgagcaggtaaaacgataacacagataatttctggagtgacatgccatcataaacttgatcatactatttgtaaagcatatgtagtgaatgcagcgatcaaaacaatggtaatgacatgagtaaacaactgaatcataaagcaaagacttttcatgaatagcacttcaagacaagcatcaataagtcttgcataagagttaactcataaagcaataattcaaagtaaaggcattgaagcaacacaaaagaagattaagtttcagcggttgctttcaacttgtaacatgtatatctcatggatattgtcaacatagagtaacataataagtgcaataagcaaatatgtaggaatcaatgcacagttcacacaagtgtttgcttcttgaggtggagagaaataggtgaactgactcaacattgaaaagtagaagaatggtcctccatagaggaaaagcatcgattgctatatttgtgctagagctttgattttgaaaacatgaaacaattttgtcaacggtagtaataaagcatatgcatcatgtaaattatatcttataagttgcaagcctcatgcatagtgtactaatagtgcccgcaccttgtcctaattagcttggactaccggatcatcacaatgcactgtttttaccaagtgtcacaaaggggtacctctatgccgcctgtacaaaggtctaaggagaaagctcgcattggatttctcgctattgattattcttcaacttagacatccataccgggacaacatagacaacagataatggactccccttttatgcataagcatgtaacaacaattaataattttctcatttgagattgaggatatatgtccaaaactgaaacttccaccatggagcatggctttagttagcggcccaatgttcttctctaacatatgcatgcttaaccataaggtggtagatcgctcttacttcagacaagacgaacatgcatagcaactcacatgatattcaacaaagagtagttgatggcgtccccagtaaacatggttatcgcacaacaagcaacttaataagagataaagtgcataattacatattcaataccacaatagtttttaagctatttgtcccatgagctatatattgcaaaggtgaatgatggaattttaaaggtagcactcaagcaatatactttggaatggcggaaaataccatgtagtaggtaggtatggtggacacaaatggcatagtggttggctcaagtattttggatgcatgagaagtattccctctcgatacaaggtttaggctagcaaggtttatttgaaacaaacacaaggatgaaccggtgcagcaaaactcacataaaagacatattgaaaacattataagactctacaccgtcttccttgttgttcaaactcaatactagaaattatctagaccttagagaaaccaaatatgcaaaccaaattttagcatgctctatgtatttcttcattaatgggtgcaaagcatatgatgcaagagcttaatcatgagcacaacaattgccaagtatcacattacccaaaacatttatagcaattact
Coding sequences within it:
- the LOC127344461 gene encoding aldo-keto reductase family 4 member C10, whose translation is MAAADFTLNTGARVPSVGLGTYKAAPGVVTDVIGAAVKAGYRHIDCAPMYKNEKEIGVALKKVLADGVVRREDLFITSKIWCSDLAPEDVAPAIDSTLDDLQLDYVDLYLIHWPFQVKKGTEISPENFVQPDIPKTWQAMEQLYDSGKARAIGVSNFSSKKLGDLLGVARVPPAVDQVECHLGWQQAKLRAFCRSSGVHLSAYAPLGRMKDVASNPVVLSIAESLGKTPAQIALRWGLQQGQSVLPKSANASRLKENIDLFDWSIPEELCAKLSEIKQAKQIKGDSFVHPKSVYKTYEELFDGEI